In the Drosophila takahashii strain IR98-3 E-12201 chromosome 3R, DtakHiC1v2, whole genome shotgun sequence genome, one interval contains:
- the kkv gene encoding chitin synthase chs-2 isoform X3: protein MSAMRHRPMAPPGQGAGAGTAGEHGDSDDNNFTDDESSPLTHDIYGGSQRTIQETKGWDVFRDPPIKIETGSTANQECLELTVKILKIFAYVITFIIVLTGGVIAKGTMLFMTSQVRKDKKMEYCNKDLGRDKSFVVRLPEEERVAWIWALLIAYALPEIGALIRSARICFFKTFKVPRTGHFLFVWLMESMSAVGMALLMFVVLPQIDAIQGAMLTNCLCVVPGIFGLLSRTSKEGKRFVKVIIDLAAVAAQVTGLVIWPLLENRRELWVIPVACVMISCGWWENYVSPQSPLGLVRVLGRIKEEMKYTRYFCHMFLSIWKILLFFTVTLLIYWAQGEEPGNLFAMYGDAFGPHKIIVYELPAGLGGVLPDTLESANIDTVDVDAAYNTVVYVLLLQIFGAYLCYIFGKFACKILIQGFSYAFPVSLTVPLSVTFLIAACGIRIDDPCFFHDTIPDYLFFTSPSNFRFNNFVTEQMAWAWILWLLSQTWIALHIWTPKCERLATTEKLFVQPMYSSLLIDQSMALNRRRDDQADVKTEDLSEIEKEKGDEYYETISVHTDRSSAPNKPSIKSSDNITRIYSCATMWHETKDEMIEFLKSIMRMDEDQCARRVAQKYLRVLDPDYYEFETHIFFDDAFEISDHSDDDIQCNRFVKLLIATMDEAASEIHQTTIRLRPPKKYPTPYGGRLVWTLPGKTKFITHLKDKDRIRHRKRWSQVMYMYYLLGHRLMELPISVDRKDAIAENTYLLTLDGDIDFKPNAVTLLVDLMKKNKNLGAACGRIHPVGSGPMVWYQLFEYAIGHWLQKATEHMIGCVLCSPGCFSLFRGKALMDDNVMKKYTTRSDEARHYVQYDQGEDRWLCTLLLQRGYRVEYSAASDAYTHCPEGFNEFYNQRRRWVPSTIANIMDLLADAKRTIKINDNISLLYIFYQMMLMGGTILGPGTIFLMLVGAFVAAFRIDNWTSFHYNIVPILAFMFICFTCKSNIQLFVAQVLSTAYALIMMAVIVGTALQLGEDGIGSPSAIFLISMVGSFFIAACLHPQEFWCITCGLIYLLSIPSMYLLLILYSIINLNVVSWGTREVVAKKTKKELEAEKKATEEAKKRVKQKSMLSFLQSGIGDNGDEEGSVEFSLAGLFRCIFCTHGKTSDEKQQLTSIAESLDSIKTRMDTIESAVDPHGHHANRHGRRRTTSSGSKDHHLLTSVAEKSGDESDESDSDTSAEPKQERDFLTNPYWIEDPDVRKGEVDFLSSSEIQFWKDLIDQYLYPIDNDPVEQVHISKEYLQLEPIGLVFVFFFALILIIQFTAMLFHRFGTISHILASTELNFCKKKSEDLTQDQLIDKHAVEIVKNLQRLQGIDGDYDNDSGSGPDRIARRKTIQNLEKARQPRRQIGTLDVAFKKRFLKLTADAENNPATPILTRRLTMRAETIRALEVRKNSVMAERRKSAMQTLGAKNEYGITTGAPVNNNGALPNQRSGRVSNAGISIKDVFNVNGGAAEQIYGSNGGGTINQGYEHVIDEDGDGNSLRLTTRNPHPHHQVSWSQNTNGGNGTGRL, encoded by the exons ATGTCTGCGATGCGGCATCGCCCGATGGCCCCTCCGGGGCAAGGAGCCGGAGCGGGAACCGCCGGGGAGCACGGCGACAGCGACGACAACAACTTCACCGATGACGAGAGCTCGCCCCTGACTCACGACATCTATGGCGGCAG CCAACGCACCATACAAGAGACAAAAGGTTGGGATGTGTTCCGGGATCCGCCGATCAAGATTGAGACCGGATCGACGGCGAACCAGGAGTGCTTAGAATTAACCGTCAAGATCTTAAAGATCTTCGCCTATGTGATTACGTTTATCATAGTTTTAACCGGCGGCGTCATCGCCAAGGGCACAATGCTCTTCATGACCTCGCAAGTGCGCAAGGATAAAAAGATGGAGTACTGCAATAAAGACTTG GGTCGGGACAAGAGCTTCGTGGTGCGGCTCCCAGAGGAGGAGCGAGTGGCCTGGATCTGGGCGCTACTGATAGCCTACGCCTTGCCAGAGATCGGAGCCCTGATCCGGTCAGCCCGAATCTGCTTCTTCAAGACGTTCAAGGTGCCGCGGACGGGCCACTTCCTCTTCGTCTGGCTGATGGAGAGTATGAGCGCCGTGGGCATGGCCCTGCTGATGTTCGTGGTTCTGCCCCAGATAGACGCCATCCAGGGCGCCATGCTGACCAACTGCCTGTGCGTGGTGCCGGGCATCTTCGGCCTCCTCTCGCGCACCTCCAAGGAGGGCAAGCGGTTCGTGAAGGTGATCATCGATCTGGCGGCGGTGGCCGCCCAGGTGACTGGTCTTGTGATCTGGCCACTGCTGGAAAACCGCCGGGAGCTGTGGGTCATCCCGGTGGCCTGTGTGATGATCTCGTGCGGCTGGTGGGAGAACTACGTGTCGCCTCAGTCTCCACTGGGCCTGGTTCGTGTTTTGGGTCGCATTAAGGAGGAGATGAAGTACACCCGCTACTTCTGCCACATGTTCCTCTCCATCTGGAAGATTCTGCTCTTCTTCACCGTCACCCTGCTGATCTACTGGGCCCAGGGCGAGGAGCCCGGCAATCTGTTCGCCATGTACGGCGACGCCTTCGGCCCGCACAAAATCATCGTCTACGAACTGCCAGCTGGCCTAGGAGGCGTTCTTCCTGACACCCTCGAGTCGGCTAATATCGACACTGTGGACGTGGATGCCGCCTACAACACGGTGGTCTATGTCCTGCTCCTGCAGATATTCGGCGCCTATTTGTGCTACATCTTCGGCAAGTTTGCCTGCAAGATCCTCATCCAGGGATTCAGCTATGCCTTCCCCGTCAGTCTAACTGTTCCCCTGTCCGTCACGTTCCTGATCGCCGCCTGTGGCATCCGCATCGACGACCCCTGCTTCTTCCACGACACCATTCCGGATTACCTGTTCTTCACGAGCCCCTCGAACTTCCGGTTCAACAACTTTGTCACCGAGCAAATGGCCTGGGCCTGGATCCTGTGGCTCCTCAGTCAGACCTGGATAGCCCTGCACATCTGGACGCCCAAGTGCGAACGTCTGGCCACAACCGAGAAGCTTTTCGTCCAGCCCATGTACTCCTCCCTGCTGATCGACCAGTCGATGGCTCTCAACAGAAGGCGGGACGATCAGGCGGATGTGAAAACAGAG GATCTTTCGGAAATCGAGAAGGAAAAGGGCGACGAATACTACGAGACCATTTCGGTGCACACTGACCGCTCTTCGGCCCCCAATAAACCGTCCATTAAGTCGTCGGATAACATCACTCGCATCTACTCCTGCGCCACCATGTGGCACGAGACCAAGGACGAGATGATAGAGTTCTTGAAGAGCATCATGCGGATGGACGAGGACCAGTGTGCTCGCCGAGTGGCCCAAAAGTATCTGAGGGTCCTCGATCCGGATTACTACGAGTTCGAGA CGCACATCTTCTTCGACGACGCCTTCGAGATCTCGGACCACAGCGATGACGATATTCAGTGCAACCGGTTCGTTAAGCTCCTGATCGCCACCATGGACGAGGCTGCCTCTGAGATTCACCAGACCACGATCAGGCTGCGTCCGCCCAAGAAGTACCCCACTCCGTACGGAGGCCGCCTGGTGTGGACCCTTCCGGGAAAGACCAAGTTTATCACTCATTTGAAGGACAAGGACCGCATTCGTCACAGGAAGCGCTGGTCGCAGGTCATGTACATGTACTACTTGCTGGGCCATCGCCTCATGGAGCTGCCCATTTCGGTGGATCGCAAGGATGCGATTGCGGAGAACACCTACCTGCTGACCCTGGACGGAGACATTGACTTCAAGCCCAATGCTGTCACCCTTCTGGTGGACTTGATGAAGAAGAACAAGAACCTGGGAGCCGCCTGCGGTCGCATTCATCCCGTGGGCTCGGGACCCATGGTGTGGTATCAGTTGTTCGAGTACGCCATCGGTCATTGGCTGCAAAAGGCCACGGAGCACATGATTGGCTGTGTGCTCTGTTCCCCCGGATGCTTCTCCCTGTTCAGAGGCAAGGCCCTCATGGACGACAATGTGATGAAGAAGTACACCACGCGATCGGACGAGGCTCGTCACTATGTGCAGTACGATCAGGGCGAGGACCGTTGGCTCTGCACGCTGCTCCTGCAGAGGGGCTATCGGGTGGAGTACTCGGCCGCCAGTGATGCGTACACCCACTGTCCCGAGGGCTTCAACGAGTTCTACAACCAGCGGCGCAGATGGGTGCCCTCGACTATTGCGAATATTATGGACCTGCTGGCGGACGCGAAGCGCACAATCAAGATAAACGACAACATATCCCTGCTCTACATCTTCTACCAGATGATGTTGATGGGCGGTACCATCCTGGGACCCGGAACCATTTTCCTTATGTTGGTGGGTGCATTCGTGGCTGCCTTCCGCATCGACAACTGGACCTCCTTCCACTACAACATCGTTCCCATCCTGGCCTTCATGTTTATCTGCTTCACCTGCAAGTCCAACATCCAGTTGTTTGTGGCCCAAGTCCTGTCGACGGCATATGCCTTGATCATGATGGCGGTGATCGTGGGTACGGCCTTGCAGTTGGGGGAGGACGGAATAGGTTCCCCCTCGGCCATTTTCCTGATATCCATGGTGGGCTCATTCTTCATAGCCGCATGTTTGCATCCACAAGAGTTCTGGTGCATAACATGCGGCTTGATCTACTTGCTGTCCATCCCGTCCATGTACCTGCTGCTCATCCTGTACTCGATCATCAACCTGAACGTCGTCTCCTGGGGAACCCGGGAGGTGGTGGCCAAGAAGACCAAGAAGGAGCTGGAGGCGGAGAAGAAGGCCACCGAGGAGGCGAAGAAGCGGGTCAAGCAGAAGAGCATGCTCAGCTTCCTGCAGAGTGGAATCGGAGACAATGGGGACGAGGAGGGTTCCGTGGAGTTCTCGCTCGCCGGACTCTTCCGCTGCATTTTCTGCACCCACGGGAAGACCTCCGATGAAAAGCAGCAGCTTACCTCCATCGCCGAGTCGCTGGACTCGATCAAAACCAGGATGGACACCATCGAGAGTGCTGTGGATCCCCACGGCCATCATGCCAATCGACACGGAAGGAGGAGAACCACCTCCAGTGGCTCCAAGGATCACCACTTGCTCACCTCGGTGGCGGAGAAGTCTGGAGATGAGTCGGACGAATCGGATTCGGACACTTCTGCAGAACCGAAGCAGGAGCGCGACTTCCTGACCAACCCATACTGGATCGAGGATCCGGATGTGCGCAAGGGCGAGGTCGACTTCCTCTCGAGCTCGGAGATCCAGTTCTGGAAGGACCTCATTGACCAATATCTCTACCCCATTGACAATGATCCAGTGGAGCAG GTCCACATCTCCAAGGAGTATCTGCAGCTGGAACCGATTGGTCTGGTGTTCGTGTTCTTCTTTGCCCTTATTTTGATAATTCAGTTTACGGCCATGTTGTTCCATCGCTTCGGAACCATCTCGCATATCTTGGCctcaactgaactgaacttCTGCAAAAAGAAATCCGAGGATCTTACACAGGATCAACTAATAGATAAG CATGCTGTAGAGATCGTGAAGAACTTGCAGAGACTACAAGGCATCGATGGGGATTACGACAATGATTCCGGTTCCGGGCCAGATCGAATAGCTAGGAGAAAGACCATCCAAAATCTGGAGAAGGCGCGTCAGCCGCGTCGCCAAATCGGCACCCTGGATGTGGCTTTCAAGAAGCGGTTCCTGAAACTCACCGCTGATGCGGAGAACAATCCGGCCACGCCCATTCTCACCCGACGCCTCACAATGCGAGCGGAGACAATCAGGGCATTGGAGGTGCGGAAGAATTCAGTAATGGCCGAAAGGAGGAAGTCCGCCATGCAGACACTGGGTGCGAAGAACGAGTACGGGATTACCACTGGGGCACCG GTCAACAACAATGGGGCTCTGCCCAATCAACGAAGCGGACGCGTTTCGAATGCCGGCATCAGCATCAAGGATGTATTTAATGTAAACGGAGGTGCTGCGGAG CAAATTTACGGCTCGAATGGGGGCGGGACGATCAACCAGGGCTACGAGCACGTGATTGACGAGGACGGCGATGGCAACTCCCTGCGCCTGACCACCCGGAACCCTCACCCACATCACCAGGTTTCCTGGAGCCAGAACACCAACGGCGGCAATGGTACAGGTCGCTTGTGA